A genome region from Primulina eburnea isolate SZY01 chromosome 9, ASM2296580v1, whole genome shotgun sequence includes the following:
- the LOC140840836 gene encoding uncharacterized protein produces the protein MAENRENDRRDQPEAIPIRDHFRPVIGNHYSGIARGTINANNFELKPALINMVQQNQFAGTATSDLHVHLRTFLEITDTFNIEISTFRQTEFEQLYEAWERYKELLRKCPNHGFEDWVQIELFYNGLNGQTRGTVDAAAGGTIFAKSPEQAYDLLEQMTINSYQWPSERAGVKRTAGVYAVDPITSLTAQVSALTTQIAAMNKVGTSNTEGPPVVVEESQFPEEVQYINNKNFGGFGGYRVGTFVVESGKMMSRTESRLDNLETHMASIGATLKILESQVGQITKQLTSQPSGAVQKNADPNLREVNAIFMQHEEIGVVGKEKKVDQPPPSKRSRGKKGKSYDFDQCVDISLLPYLQRFLQLKAEFQKKKGLEDLKNLHSNIQFAEQEEVAFTGGDDKGRKGNLPQKLQDPGEFVVPCEIGSQSEENAICDSGASVNIMPSFLYEKLGLSRIKPTGLSLQMADKSVRTPLGVVEDVELKIDKIRLLADFVVLDSENSQNVHVILGRPLLAAVGAIIDVKRGKMTMEVEGQMVEIKASKISYDPP, from the exons ATGGCTGAGAACAGAGAAAATGACAGACGCGACCAACCAGAGGCGATTCCTATaagagatcacttccgaccagtgatcGGCAATCATTACTCTGGGATTGCAAGAGGAACAATCAACGCCAATAATTTCGAATTGAAGCCCGCTCTAATCAATATGGTTCAGCAAAACCAGTTTGCTGGAACAGCCACATCTGATCTTCATGTTCACCTGAGAACTTTCTTGGAGATAACGGACACG TTCAATATTGAGATCAGCACGTTTAGGCAGACTGAATTCGAGCAATTGTATGAAGCATGGGAAAGATACAAGGAGCTGTTAAGAAAGTGCCCAAACCATGGCTTCGAAGACTGGGTGCAGATTGAGTTATTCTACAACGGTCTAAATGGGCAAACAAGAGGAACAGTGGATgctgcagctggtggcacgatctttgccaaatctcctgAGCAAGCTTATGACTTGCTCGAACAGATGACGATAAACAGCTACCAGTGGCCGTCGGAAAGGGCAGGAGTAAAAAGGACAGCTGGAGTTTATGCGGTGGATCCTATTACGTCACTCACTGCGCAGGTATCTGCATTGACCACTCAAATAGCCGCGATGAATAAGGTGGGTACATCAAACACCGAAGGACCACCGGTTGTTGTTGAAGAATCACAGTTTCCTGAAGAAGTCCAATACATCAACAACAAGAACTTTGGAGGCTTTggcggatatcgag tggggacatttgttgttgaatctggTAAGATGATGTCTAGAACTGAGTCTAGACTCGACAACCTTGAGACACATATGGCGAGTATTGGTGCTACTTTGAAAATCCTGGAGTCGCAAGTTGGGCAAATAACGAAGCAACTCACATCTCAACCATCAGGTGCAGTGCAAAAGAATGCAGACCCAAATCTGAGAGAGGTGAATGCTATTTTTATGCAGCATGAGGAGATTGGAGTGGTAGGCAAAGAAAAGAAAGTTGATCAGCCGCCTCCAAGCAAAAGGAGCCGAGGTAAGAAAGGTAAGAGTTATGATTTTGATCAATGCGttgatatttctttacttccctaCCTCCAAAGATTTTTACAATTGAAGGCtgagtttcaaaagaaaaaaggtcttgaagatctcaagaacctacactCTAACATTCAATTTGCAGAGCAGGAAGAGGTGGCATTTACTGGAGGAGATGATAAGGGCAGGAAAGGAAATCTTCCTCAGAAGCTACAAGACCCCGGGGAATTTGTTGTACCATGTGAAATTGGAAGTCAATCAGAGGAAAATGCTATCTGTGATTCAGGAGCGAGCGTGAATATAATGCCAAGTTTCCTTtacgagaaacttggattgagcaGGATAAAGCCCACAGGACTAAGCTTGCAAATGGCAGATAAATCGGTCAGGACACCGCTGGGTGttgtggaagatgttgaacttaAGATTGATAAAATAAGGCTTCTAGCAGATTTTGTGGTACTTGATAGTGAGAACAGTCAGAACGTTCATGTCATTCTAGGACGACCATTATTGGCTGCTGTTGGAGCTATTATTGACGTGAAACGAGGAAAGATGACCATGGAAGTTGAAGGTCAAATGGTGGAAATAAAGGCATCCAAGATATCATACGATCCACCATGA